One stretch of Francisella sp. LA112445 DNA includes these proteins:
- a CDS encoding NADH-quinone oxidoreductase subunit M → MNLGNYLLSLIIWLPIIGGFVVLATKTEELHGDAARWVALVFSCLTLALCVPLVASFDYSSSAMQFQESFTWFKVFGMHNVYYNLGVDGFSVLFIVLTCFATLVIVLAAWTSIKTKVRQYMAIFLITCGLTNGVFCATDSILFYIFWEALLIPTCLGIGIWGGKNKAYAAVKYFMYTFFGSVFLLAAILYIQTKVAASPSDVLVSADTYSIQNFIAWATHSQALANGVNFTLTAQWLVFGAFFLAFAVKIPMWPFHSWLPDAHSEAPAGGSVILAALMLKLGAYGFLRFAIPMLPEVTASLEYVLIIMSLIAIVYVGIVAVAQTDVKRLIAYSSISHMGLVTLGLFSIFILKDGTALGNTHAQLAIQGAVFQMIAHAFSSGGMFIGVGYLYLRMHTRQISDFSGVAKTMPIFATFFLLFCMANVGLPGTSGFVGEFMILLAVFQYSPLIALIAGLTLIIAPIYTLWMYKRVFFGEVVSAQVANLKDLGKMEFFVFILLAVPTLLFGFYPEPILHLSAAASANIVGLSL, encoded by the coding sequence ATGAATTTAGGTAATTATTTATTAAGTTTGATAATTTGGCTACCAATAATTGGCGGCTTTGTTGTCTTAGCAACAAAAACTGAAGAGTTACATGGTGATGCTGCTCGTTGGGTAGCATTAGTGTTTAGCTGCTTAACTCTTGCACTATGTGTGCCGTTAGTAGCATCTTTTGACTATAGTAGCTCAGCTATGCAATTCCAAGAGTCATTTACATGGTTCAAGGTTTTTGGTATGCATAATGTTTATTATAATCTTGGGGTTGATGGCTTCTCAGTATTGTTTATTGTCCTGACATGTTTTGCAACATTAGTAATTGTACTAGCAGCTTGGACATCGATTAAAACTAAAGTTAGACAATACATGGCAATCTTTTTGATTACATGTGGTTTAACAAATGGTGTTTTCTGTGCGACAGACTCTATATTGTTCTATATCTTCTGGGAAGCTTTACTTATCCCGACATGTCTAGGTATAGGTATATGGGGCGGTAAAAATAAAGCATACGCTGCTGTTAAATACTTTATGTATACATTCTTTGGTTCAGTATTTTTATTAGCTGCTATCTTGTATATACAGACAAAAGTAGCTGCATCTCCTTCAGATGTTTTAGTAAGTGCTGATACTTATTCTATTCAAAACTTTATAGCTTGGGCAACACATTCTCAAGCATTAGCAAATGGAGTTAACTTTACTCTTACTGCTCAGTGGCTAGTTTTTGGAGCATTTTTCTTAGCATTTGCAGTTAAGATTCCAATGTGGCCATTTCACTCTTGGTTACCTGATGCGCACTCAGAAGCTCCTGCTGGTGGTTCTGTTATATTAGCAGCTTTAATGCTGAAGTTAGGAGCGTATGGTTTCTTAAGATTTGCTATTCCAATGTTGCCAGAAGTAACTGCATCTCTAGAGTATGTGCTTATAATCATGTCACTAATAGCAATCGTTTATGTTGGTATAGTAGCTGTAGCACAGACTGATGTAAAAAGACTGATCGCATATTCATCTATCTCACACATGGGACTTGTTACACTGGGTCTATTTTCGATATTTATCTTAAAAGATGGTACAGCTTTAGGAAATACTCATGCTCAACTTGCTATCCAAGGTGCAGTGTTCCAAATGATAGCTCACGCGTTTTCATCAGGTGGTATGTTCATCGGTGTTGGTTACTTGTATTTAAGAATGCATACAAGACAAATCTCAGATTTTTCTGGTGTAGCTAAAACTATGCCGATATTTGCAACATTCTTCTTACTTTTCTGTATGGCTAATGTAGGCTTGCCTGGTACAAGTGGCTTTGTGGGCGAGTTTATGATTTTATTGGCAGTATTCCAGTACTCTCCACTAATAGCTTTGATAGCTGGTTTGACTTTGATAATTGCTCCTATATATACACTATGGATGTATAAGAGAGTTTTCTTTGGAGAAGTTGTATCTGCTCAAGTCGCTAACCTTAAAGATTTGGGTAAAATGGAGTTCTTTGTATTTATATTGTTAGCGGTGCCGACTTTATTGTTTGGTTTTTATCCAGAGCCGATATTGCATCTTTCAGCTGCTGCATCGGCAAATATTGTTGGTTTATCTCTATAA
- the nuoL gene encoding NADH-quinone oxidoreductase subunit L, whose translation MIISNQVAAVLIAVIVLAPLLGAIIAGFGGKSVKNAGVNFFTISLCGLSFVLSVILACGVFGGSEVYSVSYYQWAPVSKLFSFDVGFTVNRITVYMMLIVTFVSTLVHIYSIGYMKGEEGYARFFSYISGFTFAMLCLVMGNNFLLLFFGWEGVGLFSYLLIGFYFNRDNANVASLRAFIVNRIGDLGFLLGIGAVILYTGSVDYTTVFAALPNIDNTQVVHFLGMSFSPVTLMCVLLFIGAMGKSAQFPLHSWLEGSMEGPTPISALIHAATMVTAGVFMVARLSPMFVMSEAALSFVLIIGAITCLFMGLIAIVQTDIKRVIAYCTLSQLGYMMVAQGAGAFSIGMFHLMTHAMFKALLFLAAGSVIVAMHHEQDIRRMGGLRKYMPVTYLCMFIGAWALAALPPFSGFFSKDLIIEAAQTTTVFGHQFAYYMVLACAFVTSFYIFRMFFLVFHGRERMSEEEKSHLKESPLSILVPLILLAIPSAFIGEYFFTSILSQSHGLFGNTISSYAQAGLHGMSVTADLASEPDTFNSFAFIKHSVSTVPFWLASSALVLSYVLYIWLPSIPRALASTKSGVGIVYHILVKKYFIDALYDVVFVAIFLAISNFLWKVIDIFIIDKAVVQGTSSLIYHTGDSFRKIQRGYLFDYAFVLMIGVLLFMILLILV comes from the coding sequence ATGATAATAAGTAATCAAGTAGCAGCTGTATTAATCGCAGTTATAGTTTTAGCACCTTTACTTGGAGCAATAATTGCTGGGTTTGGTGGTAAATCTGTTAAAAATGCAGGTGTTAATTTTTTCACAATTTCGCTATGTGGACTTTCGTTTGTCCTTAGTGTGATTTTAGCTTGCGGTGTATTTGGTGGTTCTGAAGTTTATAGTGTTAGCTATTATCAATGGGCTCCAGTTTCAAAACTGTTTTCTTTCGATGTTGGTTTTACTGTAAATAGAATTACAGTATATATGATGCTAATAGTGACATTTGTATCAACATTAGTGCATATTTATTCTATTGGATATATGAAAGGAGAAGAAGGCTACGCGAGATTCTTCTCATATATTTCAGGCTTTACGTTTGCAATGCTATGTCTAGTTATGGGTAATAACTTCTTACTTTTATTCTTTGGATGGGAAGGTGTTGGTTTATTCTCATACTTACTAATTGGTTTTTATTTCAATAGAGATAATGCTAATGTGGCAAGTTTAAGAGCATTTATTGTAAATAGAATCGGTGATTTGGGTTTCTTACTAGGTATAGGAGCTGTTATTTTATATACAGGGTCTGTTGATTATACAACTGTATTTGCCGCTTTACCAAATATTGATAATACTCAAGTTGTACACTTCTTAGGAATGAGCTTTAGCCCTGTTACTTTAATGTGTGTGCTTTTATTTATCGGTGCAATGGGTAAATCAGCACAGTTCCCTCTACATTCTTGGTTAGAAGGATCAATGGAAGGTCCTACTCCGATTTCAGCATTGATACACGCGGCAACAATGGTGACAGCTGGTGTATTTATGGTGGCTAGACTTTCTCCAATGTTTGTCATGTCTGAGGCAGCCCTAAGCTTTGTACTAATTATAGGTGCAATTACTTGTTTGTTTATGGGCTTGATCGCTATTGTACAAACAGATATTAAGAGAGTTATTGCGTATTGTACGCTATCACAACTTGGTTATATGATGGTTGCACAAGGTGCTGGAGCATTCTCAATTGGTATGTTCCATCTTATGACTCACGCAATGTTTAAAGCATTGCTATTCTTAGCAGCAGGTTCTGTTATTGTGGCTATGCATCATGAGCAAGATATTCGTAGAATGGGTGGCTTAAGAAAATATATGCCAGTTACATACCTATGTATGTTTATTGGTGCGTGGGCGCTTGCTGCACTTCCGCCGTTCTCTGGCTTCTTCTCTAAAGATTTGATTATTGAAGCAGCACAAACAACTACAGTGTTTGGCCATCAGTTTGCATACTATATGGTTTTAGCGTGTGCTTTTGTAACATCTTTTTATATATTTAGAATGTTCTTCTTAGTTTTCCATGGCAGGGAAAGAATGTCTGAAGAAGAAAAATCACATCTTAAAGAATCTCCTTTAAGCATATTGGTACCACTAATATTGTTAGCAATACCTTCTGCTTTCATAGGTGAATACTTCTTTACAAGTATACTATCACAGAGTCATGGTTTATTTGGAAATACTATAAGTTCATATGCTCAAGCAGGATTACACGGTATGTCTGTAACTGCTGATTTAGCTAGTGAGCCTGATACATTTAATTCATTTGCCTTTATTAAGCATTCGGTTTCAACTGTGCCTTTCTGGTTAGCAAGTAGTGCTTTAGTACTATCATATGTACTATATATATGGCTACCAAGTATTCCTAGAGCTTTAGCTAGTACAAAATCTGGTGTAGGAATTGTTTATCATATTCTAGTTAAAAAATACTTCATTGATGCATTATATGATGTTGTTTTTGTTGCGATTTTCTTAGCTATTAGTAACTTCTTATGGAAGGTTATAGACATATTTATCATAGATAAGGCAGTTGTACAGGGTACATCTAGCTTAATCTATCATACTGGTGATAGTTTTAGAAAAATCCAACGCGGATATCTGTTTGACTATGCATTTGTATTGATGATAGGTGTATTGTTATTTATGATTTTGCTGATTTTAGTTTAG
- a CDS encoding YifB family Mg chelatase-like AAA ATPase: MSLAILKSRAQLGIEAPSVSIEVHLSNGLPGLSIVGLPEAAVKESKDRVRSAIINSGFNFPNKRITINLAPADLPKSSGRFDLPIALGILYASGQINPSKNIDEYEFAGELSLSGELRKISSAISMAIKCVHADKKLIIPTQNEKEIALVEGVQAYALSDLKETVDFLVGDVDKQEIKFATDIDFEGLYQDLEDVKGQYQAKRALEIAAAGGHNILLVGPPGTGKTMLASRLNSILPPLDKKEALSSAMIASIKGESGIAESFYKRPFRHPHHTSSGVSLVGGGSNPMPGEISLAHNGVLFLDELPEFDRKVLEVLREPLETGTVNISRARCQVEYPANFQLIAAMNPCPCGYLGSQFKECTDSIQAIRRYQSKLSGPLLDRIDLHVEVLELSKDDLTNQDLRGEKSYDVRQRVDKARQIQITRQGKINAMLSSKELDQVCRLSDENKGMLSQAIEKIGLSARGYYKILKVARTIADINGSKDVDKVAIQEAISYRKMDKFIK, encoded by the coding sequence ATGTCGTTAGCGATATTAAAAAGTAGAGCTCAACTTGGTATCGAGGCACCTTCAGTATCTATAGAAGTGCACTTATCTAATGGTTTACCTGGACTTTCAATTGTTGGTTTGCCTGAGGCAGCTGTTAAAGAAAGTAAGGATCGTGTTCGTAGTGCAATAATAAATTCAGGTTTTAACTTCCCAAATAAAAGAATAACTATAAATCTAGCCCCAGCAGACTTGCCTAAAAGTAGTGGACGGTTTGACTTACCAATTGCTTTAGGAATACTATATGCTTCTGGGCAAATTAACCCATCTAAAAATATCGATGAATATGAGTTTGCCGGAGAGTTATCTCTAAGTGGCGAGCTAAGAAAAATATCTAGTGCTATTTCAATGGCAATAAAGTGTGTGCATGCTGATAAGAAGCTAATTATTCCAACTCAAAATGAGAAAGAAATAGCTCTTGTTGAGGGGGTGCAAGCTTACGCGTTGTCTGATTTAAAAGAAACTGTCGATTTTTTGGTTGGAGACGTTGATAAGCAGGAGATTAAGTTTGCAACAGATATTGATTTTGAAGGTTTGTATCAAGATTTAGAGGATGTTAAGGGCCAATATCAAGCTAAGCGAGCTCTTGAGATAGCTGCAGCAGGTGGACATAATATTCTCTTGGTAGGTCCTCCAGGTACTGGTAAGACAATGTTGGCAAGTAGATTAAATTCTATTTTGCCACCACTAGATAAAAAAGAAGCTTTATCATCTGCTATGATTGCTTCAATTAAAGGTGAATCGGGTATAGCAGAAAGCTTTTATAAAAGACCGTTTAGGCATCCACATCATACTTCTTCGGGTGTATCATTAGTCGGTGGTGGAAGTAATCCAATGCCTGGTGAAATTTCTTTGGCACATAATGGTGTTTTGTTTTTAGATGAATTGCCAGAATTTGATCGTAAAGTTTTAGAGGTTTTACGTGAGCCTTTAGAAACTGGTACTGTAAATATCTCTCGAGCAAGATGTCAGGTTGAGTATCCTGCTAATTTTCAGCTAATAGCAGCGATGAATCCATGCCCTTGCGGCTATCTAGGATCACAATTCAAAGAATGTACAGACTCTATACAAGCAATTCGTCGTTATCAGAGTAAGCTTTCAGGACCTCTTTTAGATAGGATAGATTTGCATGTTGAAGTTTTAGAGCTTTCGAAGGATGATCTAACAAATCAAGACTTACGTGGTGAAAAGAGCTATGATGTAAGACAAAGAGTTGATAAGGCTCGACAGATACAAATCACAAGGCAAGGTAAGATCAATGCTATGTTAAGTAGTAAAGAATTAGACCAAGTTTGTCGTTTAAGTGATGAAAATAAAGGAATGCTATCACAAGCAATAGAAAAAATTGGATTATCAGCTAGAGGGTATTATAAGATATTAAAAGTAGCTAGAACTATAGCTGATATTAATGGTAGTAAAGATGTTGATAAGGTTGCCATACAAGAAGCAATAAGTTATAGGAAAATGGATAAGTTTATTAAATAA
- the nuoK gene encoding NADH-quinone oxidoreductase subunit NuoK — MGSSISVSVTNGLIFSTILFVVSVAGIIINRRSILILLMSIELMLLAVNTNFLIFANMHHQAMGGVFVFFIMAVAAAETAIGLAIVVAISRKRKTIDLSKLNTLRG, encoded by the coding sequence ATGGGCAGTAGTATCTCAGTTTCAGTTACAAACGGACTAATTTTTAGTACGATTTTATTTGTTGTTAGTGTTGCCGGAATCATTATAAATAGAAGAAGTATTTTAATACTTCTAATGTCTATAGAGCTGATGCTTTTAGCGGTTAATACAAATTTTTTGATATTTGCTAATATGCATCATCAAGCGATGGGTGGAGTTTTTGTATTCTTTATAATGGCAGTAGCTGCTGCTGAAACAGCAATAGGTTTAGCTATTGTTGTTGCTATATCGAGAAAACGTAAAACTATTGATTTAAGTAAACTTAATACACTGAGAGGTTAA
- a CDS encoding NADH-quinone oxidoreductase subunit J encodes MIVTDILFYIFASLAIISALVLVLGNNPVNSVIAMIFTFIFTAAVWIILQQVYLALLLIVVYVGAVLVMFLFVVFMLDLHVEKEGRVGRFFYALAAVIVCAIFATIISYAVTHVFAGASMQGGVGGLKIIGSTMFNDNNLYVFELIDFILLAAMTAAVTLTLRPKRKDNKSVNPSKQVKVRAKDRLTMVKIPSNKEGAKDGQ; translated from the coding sequence ATGATTGTAACAGATATTTTATTTTATATTTTTGCATCGCTAGCTATTATTTCAGCTTTAGTATTGGTGTTAGGGAATAATCCAGTTAACTCTGTAATTGCAATGATATTTACGTTTATATTTACAGCGGCTGTTTGGATTATTTTACAACAAGTATATTTGGCATTACTACTTATAGTTGTCTATGTTGGTGCTGTGCTAGTAATGTTCTTGTTTGTGGTCTTTATGTTAGATCTACATGTTGAAAAAGAAGGAAGGGTAGGAAGATTCTTCTATGCTCTAGCTGCTGTAATCGTTTGTGCTATATTTGCAACGATTATTAGTTATGCGGTTACACATGTTTTTGCAGGTGCAAGTATGCAAGGCGGAGTTGGAGGACTAAAAATAATAGGCTCAACTATGTTTAATGATAACAACTTGTATGTGTTTGAGCTTATTGACTTTATATTGCTAGCAGCAATGACTGCAGCAGTAACGCTTACATTAAGGCCTAAGCGTAAAGATAATAAGTCAGTTAACCCGAGTAAGCAGGTTAAAGTTAGGGCGAAAGATCGTCTGACTATGGTAAAAATACCAAGTAATAAAGAGGGTGCGAAAGATGGGCAGTAG
- the rimP gene encoding ribosome maturation factor RimP, producing the protein MLLDDLYDIVEPITADLGYILWGIEVVGSGKVTIRIFIDHENGVSVDDCQTVSREVSAIFDVEDPVSGEYVLEVSSPGMNRQIFNITQAQALVGFNVKAVTLAPVESQTKFKGLLKQVDGNNVILELENNKVVSFDFDELKKLRVSPDFS; encoded by the coding sequence ATGTTACTAGATGATTTATATGATATAGTAGAACCCATCACAGCTGACTTAGGCTATATTTTATGGGGAATCGAAGTTGTAGGAAGTGGTAAAGTTACTATTCGTATCTTTATTGATCATGAAAATGGTGTTTCAGTTGATGATTGCCAAACTGTTAGTAGAGAAGTCAGTGCAATATTTGATGTTGAAGATCCAGTATCTGGAGAATATGTTCTAGAAGTGTCTTCGCCAGGAATGAACCGCCAAATCTTTAATATAACTCAAGCACAAGCATTAGTAGGCTTCAATGTAAAAGCTGTTACTTTAGCGCCTGTTGAATCTCAGACAAAATTTAAAGGTTTGCTAAAACAAGTTGATGGAAATAATGTTATTCTAGAGTTAGAGAATAATAAAGTGGTGAGCTTTGATTTTGATGAGCTTAAAAAGCTAAGAGTATCACCAGATTTTAGTTAG
- a CDS encoding NADH-quinone oxidoreductase subunit N, producing the protein MSLSILYILPEILLAVGIIAVMFSGLFLHGKIRNINYIFFQVFAALALIATFAKDYLLQSSGSVFEGQVVFSGFAYTLQITILILSLFVALYSREYVRDRKISDGDFYTLLMLCVLGAMVLTAGHSLITIYVGLELLSLPLYALIAIYRNSGEGLEAAIKYFVLGAIASALLLFGMSFVYGMTGQLDISGIANALAHNNFTGLEQKFLLVCLVMMIATFLFKLGAFPFHMWLPDVYQGAPNAVANIVATIPKVAAFAMLVNILFVGFPSLKDSWVYLFKVIGILSIFFGSLVALSQTNIKRLLGYSTVSQIGFVLLATTLNPQGYALTAASFYVIVYVFTALAAFGVLTAISVGGYEVQTLRDLKGFNTKNSWLSFILLIVLFSMAGIPPFGGFIAKLFVVMGLINDGNYVLACFVLMMAVIASFYYVRVIKTMYFDDPENDHKVKAPLSTLVALSVNGLVLLFLGIMPMLLLGVLTQVTNVI; encoded by the coding sequence ATGAGTTTATCAATACTTTACATATTACCGGAAATATTATTAGCCGTTGGTATTATTGCTGTAATGTTTTCAGGATTATTCCTACATGGAAAAATAAGAAATATAAACTATATATTTTTCCAAGTGTTTGCAGCACTAGCTCTTATAGCAACCTTTGCTAAAGACTACCTACTTCAGTCAAGTGGTTCAGTTTTTGAGGGGCAAGTTGTATTTAGTGGCTTTGCTTATACTTTACAAATTACGATATTGATTTTATCTTTATTTGTTGCTTTATATTCAAGAGAATATGTGAGAGATAGAAAAATATCTGATGGTGATTTTTACACTCTTTTAATGTTGTGTGTGTTAGGTGCGATGGTTCTAACAGCAGGGCATAGCTTGATTACTATATATGTAGGTTTAGAGCTTTTATCATTACCTTTATATGCTTTAATTGCTATCTACAGAAATTCAGGTGAAGGCTTAGAGGCGGCTATTAAATACTTTGTATTAGGTGCGATTGCTTCTGCTCTTTTACTATTCGGTATGTCTTTTGTCTATGGAATGACAGGCCAGCTAGATATTTCAGGTATAGCTAATGCTCTAGCACATAATAACTTTACAGGCTTAGAGCAGAAATTCTTATTAGTTTGTTTAGTGATGATGATTGCAACATTCTTGTTTAAGCTTGGTGCATTTCCATTTCATATGTGGTTGCCAGATGTTTATCAAGGTGCTCCAAATGCGGTGGCTAATATTGTTGCAACTATTCCTAAAGTAGCTGCTTTTGCTATGTTAGTGAATATCCTTTTTGTAGGCTTCCCATCACTTAAAGATTCTTGGGTATACTTATTTAAAGTAATTGGTATTTTATCAATATTCTTTGGTAGTTTAGTTGCACTATCTCAGACTAATATAAAAAGACTACTTGGTTACTCTACAGTTTCACAAATAGGTTTTGTACTTTTAGCCACAACATTAAACCCACAGGGTTATGCACTAACTGCTGCTAGTTTTTATGTGATTGTTTACGTATTTACAGCTTTAGCAGCTTTTGGGGTTCTTACAGCTATTAGTGTGGGCGGTTATGAAGTTCAGACATTGAGAGATCTTAAAGGTTTTAACACTAAGAACTCATGGCTATCATTTATTTTACTTATAGTTTTATTCTCAATGGCAGGTATTCCTCCGTTTGGTGGATTTATCGCTAAGTTATTTGTTGTAATGGGCCTAATAAATGATGGTAACTATGTCTTAGCATGTTTTGTGTTAATGATGGCTGTAATCGCGTCATTCTACTATGTGCGAGTAATTAAGACTATGTACTTTGATGATCCAGAAAATGATCATAAGGTTAAGGCGCCATTATCTACACTTGTTGCTTTAAGTGTAAATGGTTTAGTATTATTGTTCTTAGGTATTATGCCAATGCTTCTTTTAGGTGTTCTTACACAAGTAACAAACGTTATATAA
- the nuoI gene encoding NADH-quinone oxidoreductase subunit NuoI: MRNITNFFKTFLLWELLKGLKVTGKHFFTRKVTVQYPDEKTPISNRFRGLHALRRYENGEERCIACKLCEVVCPALAITINSTEREDGSRRTSSYEIDLFKCIFCGYCEESCPVDSIVETNILEYHFEERGENIMTKAKLLAVGDKYESQIAADRLQDKDFR; this comes from the coding sequence ATGAGAAATATAACGAATTTTTTTAAAACCTTTTTACTATGGGAGCTTCTAAAAGGTCTTAAAGTAACAGGTAAACACTTTTTCACGCGCAAGGTTACAGTACAGTATCCGGATGAGAAAACTCCGATATCTAATAGATTTAGAGGATTACATGCTCTTAGACGCTATGAAAATGGTGAAGAAAGATGTATTGCATGTAAACTATGTGAGGTGGTTTGTCCTGCGTTAGCTATTACAATTAATTCAACTGAAAGAGAAGACGGTTCACGTAGAACTTCAAGTTATGAAATAGACTTATTTAAGTGTATTTTCTGTGGTTACTGCGAAGAGTCTTGTCCTGTCGATTCAATTGTTGAGACTAATATTTTAGAATACCACTTTGAAGAGCGTGGTGAGAATATTATGACAAAAGCTAAACTTCTTGCTGTAGGTGATAAGTATGAGTCGCAAATAGCTGCTGATAGGCTACAAGATAAGGATTTTAGGTAA
- the hemE gene encoding uroporphyrinogen decarboxylase — translation MRKLFLDAFNQEKLEKPPVWIMRQAGRYLPEYRAVRSKFENFMDMCRNADACCEVALHPLDRYDLDAAIVFSDILTIPEAMGMDLKFIKGVGPVFSDPIASEKDLDKLRSVADSVGDLEYVYNAVKTTKSAINVPLIGFTGSPWTLAAYMIEGSGSKQFNKLRKMMYSNPRLMHALLQKLADITVIYLLEQVKSGANSLMIFDTWGGILPLEQYKEFSLKYMEYIASNVKKKVNVPVVFFTKGGANFFDELKDKSCDGVGVDWSVTIKQARHRVGVGKVLQGNFDPAFLYGTADSIRETVKKHMEFIQSDKLNNYIVNLGHGIYPDINPDNVKVMIDAIREFSI, via the coding sequence ATGAGAAAACTTTTTTTGGATGCATTTAATCAAGAGAAATTAGAGAAGCCTCCAGTATGGATTATGCGCCAGGCAGGAAGATATTTGCCTGAGTATAGGGCTGTTAGGTCAAAATTTGAGAATTTTATGGATATGTGTCGTAATGCAGATGCTTGCTGCGAGGTAGCTTTGCATCCGTTAGATCGTTATGATCTTGATGCTGCGATTGTTTTTTCAGATATTCTGACAATTCCTGAAGCTATGGGCATGGATCTTAAATTTATTAAAGGTGTTGGACCAGTATTTTCAGATCCTATAGCATCAGAGAAAGATTTGGATAAGTTAAGATCTGTAGCAGATAGTGTTGGAGATTTAGAATATGTTTATAATGCTGTTAAAACTACGAAATCAGCAATAAATGTACCATTGATAGGTTTTACAGGTAGTCCATGGACATTAGCTGCGTATATGATTGAAGGTTCTGGGTCAAAGCAGTTTAATAAATTGCGAAAAATGATGTATTCGAATCCTCGATTAATGCATGCTTTATTGCAGAAGTTAGCAGATATAACAGTTATATACCTACTTGAGCAAGTTAAATCAGGTGCTAACTCTTTAATGATATTTGATACATGGGGGGGAATCTTACCTCTAGAGCAGTATAAAGAGTTTTCTCTAAAGTATATGGAGTATATTGCTAGTAATGTTAAGAAGAAAGTTAATGTCCCAGTAGTATTTTTCACCAAAGGAGGAGCTAATTTCTTCGATGAGTTAAAGGATAAGTCTTGTGACGGTGTTGGAGTTGATTGGAGTGTTACTATAAAACAAGCTCGTCATAGGGTAGGTGTTGGAAAAGTCCTTCAAGGAAATTTTGATCCAGCATTTTTATATGGTACAGCTGATAGTATTAGAGAGACTGTTAAAAAACATATGGAGTTTATTCAGTCAGATAAATTAAATAACTATATTGTAAATCTAGGTCACGGTATTTATCCTGATATAAATCCAGATAATGTCAAAGTAATGATAGACGCTATTAGAGAATTTAGTATTTAG
- a CDS encoding accessory factor UbiK family protein yields MKEILGPINDVIKNSKESIVNKSLKRLDVVSREEFETQKKILLKTRQKLEQIEAKLDKLLNEKG; encoded by the coding sequence ATGAAAGAAATTTTAGGTCCAATAAATGATGTTATAAAAAATTCTAAAGAGAGTATTGTAAACAAAAGTTTAAAGAGACTGGATGTTGTTAGCAGAGAGGAGTTTGAGACTCAAAAGAAAATACTACTTAAAACTAGACAAAAACTTGAGCAAATAGAAGCGAAGTTAGACAAGCTTCTTAATGAGAAAGGATAA